The Kordia sp. SMS9 genome window below encodes:
- a CDS encoding bifunctional UDP-sugar hydrolase/5'-nucleotidase encodes MKRRDFIQNSLASSAFVTLGGLSLQSFTASSAKKHITILHTNDVHSHIDPFGANHPRNPNQGGAARRASLIANIRKENPNTLLLDAGDIFQGTPYFNYYGGELEFKLMSMMKYDLATIGNHDYDNGIDGLYAQLPNANFDFVSANYDFKNTVLDTHVKPYKIFKKDGIKIGIFGLGVKLEGLVDKRMYKETVYNDPIEKAQDMSRILKEEEKCDLVICLSHIGYHYKRNPERPSDLKLARATKDIDLIIGGHTHTFLPKPTIEKNSKGESVLVNQVGAYGIYVGRVDFYFDDEKNVIANGKSIVV; translated from the coding sequence ATGAAGAGAAGAGATTTTATACAAAATTCGTTGGCTTCTAGTGCTTTTGTGACATTAGGAGGTTTGTCTTTACAAAGTTTTACAGCGAGTTCCGCAAAGAAACATATTACCATTTTACATACGAACGACGTACACAGTCATATTGATCCGTTTGGCGCGAATCATCCACGAAATCCAAATCAAGGTGGTGCCGCACGTAGAGCGAGTTTGATTGCTAATATCCGAAAGGAAAACCCAAATACATTATTGCTAGATGCAGGTGATATTTTTCAAGGAACGCCGTATTTTAATTATTATGGCGGCGAATTGGAATTTAAGCTGATGAGCATGATGAAGTACGATTTGGCAACGATTGGAAATCACGATTATGACAATGGTATTGACGGATTGTACGCGCAATTACCGAATGCGAACTTTGATTTTGTTTCTGCCAATTATGACTTTAAAAACACTGTTTTAGATACGCATGTAAAACCCTATAAAATTTTTAAGAAAGATGGCATTAAGATTGGAATTTTTGGGCTTGGTGTAAAGTTAGAAGGTTTGGTAGACAAGCGCATGTATAAAGAAACTGTGTACAATGATCCTATTGAGAAGGCGCAAGATATGAGTCGCATCTTAAAAGAAGAAGAAAAATGTGATTTGGTCATTTGTTTATCACACATTGGCTATCATTACAAACGAAACCCAGAACGTCCGTCTGATTTGAAATTGGCGCGGGCTACCAAAGATATCGACTTGATTATTGGAGGACATACACATACATTTTTACCAAAACCTACGATAGAAAAAAACAGCAAAGGAGAATCTGTATTAGTCAATCAAGTTGGTGCTTATGGCATTTATGTGGGACGCGTAGATTTTTATTTTGACGACGAGAAAAATGTAATTGCCAATGGGAAGTCGATTGTGGTGTAG
- a CDS encoding outer membrane protein assembly factor BamD — protein MPKFLYLILAVATLASCSEYQKALKSEDTKVKYELAERLYNEKKFKKSSRLFEQIVPKYRGKPQGERVTFLYGRSLFETEQYIISGYQFERFVRSYPKSDSLQVASFYEAKSYYMQSPRYSIDQRETITAINKLQGFINNYPDSELLDQANVMVDELTTKIEKKAYEIAKQYNTISDFKASIKATENFLSDYPGTKFREDAMYLRLDAMYNLAVRSFQSLMEERFNDAASAYKTLVKFYPESKYREEADKLMASITEELSKISK, from the coding sequence ATGCCAAAATTTCTATACCTAATTTTAGCGGTTGCAACACTTGCTTCTTGTAGCGAATACCAAAAAGCACTAAAGTCGGAAGATACGAAAGTAAAATACGAACTTGCAGAACGTTTGTACAATGAAAAAAAGTTCAAAAAATCGAGTAGACTTTTTGAGCAAATTGTACCAAAATATAGAGGGAAGCCACAAGGGGAACGCGTTACATTTTTGTACGGACGTTCGCTGTTTGAAACAGAACAATACATTATATCGGGATATCAATTTGAGCGTTTTGTACGTTCATATCCTAAAAGTGATAGCTTGCAAGTAGCTTCTTTTTATGAAGCAAAAAGTTATTATATGCAATCGCCTCGTTACAGCATTGATCAACGCGAAACAATCACAGCCATCAACAAATTACAAGGATTTATCAATAACTATCCAGATTCTGAATTGTTAGATCAAGCCAATGTAATGGTAGACGAATTGACTACTAAAATTGAAAAGAAAGCCTACGAAATTGCAAAACAATACAATACGATTTCCGATTTCAAAGCTTCTATCAAAGCAACAGAAAACTTTTTGTCCGACTATCCAGGAACAAAATTTAGAGAAGATGCAATGTATTTAAGACTAGATGCAATGTATAATTTGGCAGTACGAAGCTTTCAATCACTGATGGAAGAACGTTTCAATGATGCCGCATCAGCTTATAAAACGTTGGTAAAGTTTTATCCAGAATCAAAATACAGAGAAGAAGCTGACAAATTGATGGCTTCTATCACAGAAGAATTATCAAAAATTTCAAAATAA
- a CDS encoding DUF4835 family protein — translation MRNLVLSILLFSVVSVTTAQELNCQITVDVQQINQTNQQIFKTLERSLNDFVNKTQWTNKKFKASERINCNMLITVSQYNSDEFVATLQVQSSRPIYNSSFESPVFNFNDRQFRFIYQEFQPIVYNPNAFTTNLVSVIAYYVYIVLGVDADTYSLRGGSDYYAIAQQIVNLSQTSAFLGWKEADGNRTRWRLLDNMLNNTHKEYRTVMYNYHRVGLDVMADDPRAGKSAISSTLEIFKALSNRRPNSFLLQTFFDAKAEEIQQIFSGGPKVNVIRLVETLNKVAPFHATKWGKIKF, via the coding sequence ATGCGTAACCTAGTTTTAAGCATCTTACTTTTTAGTGTAGTATCTGTAACCACTGCACAAGAACTCAACTGTCAAATTACGGTTGATGTACAACAAATCAATCAAACGAACCAACAAATTTTCAAAACGTTGGAACGTTCATTGAATGATTTTGTGAACAAAACGCAATGGACTAATAAAAAATTTAAGGCAAGTGAACGCATCAACTGTAATATGTTGATTACGGTATCACAATACAACTCGGACGAATTTGTAGCTACGCTTCAAGTACAATCGTCACGACCAATATACAACTCGTCGTTTGAATCGCCTGTATTCAACTTTAACGATCGTCAATTCCGATTCATCTATCAAGAATTTCAACCAATCGTATACAATCCGAATGCATTTACAACCAACTTGGTATCTGTAATTGCGTATTATGTATACATTGTTTTGGGAGTTGATGCAGATACCTACTCGCTTCGTGGCGGTTCTGACTATTATGCCATTGCACAGCAAATTGTAAACTTATCACAAACGAGTGCATTTTTAGGATGGAAAGAAGCAGATGGAAACCGTACACGTTGGAGATTGTTAGACAATATGCTCAACAACACACATAAAGAATACAGAACCGTAATGTACAACTACCACAGAGTAGGTTTGGACGTCATGGCAGACGATCCGCGTGCAGGAAAATCGGCGATTAGCAGTACGTTGGAAATCTTTAAAGCATTGAGCAATCGAAGACCAAATTCCTTCTTATTACAAACCTTTTTTGATGCCAAAGCCGAAGAAATTCAACAAATATTTTCAGGGGGTCCCAAAGTAAATGTTATTCGCTTGGTAGAAACCTTAAACAAGGTAGCTCCGTTTCATGCCACAAAATGGGGAAAAATTAAATTCTAA
- a CDS encoding ion channel has translation MAKKVKDPGLGEQSITSARRIVNKDGSFNIKHLNGKTGISALYAYLVDISWARFFLLVFLVYFVINMAFAMVYVTIGVEYISVAPKNFFADFVNAFFFSSQTITTLGYGAMAPTSILAGIVSSFQAVAGLLSFSFVTGLLYGRFSKPKASIQFSENIIYRDFKEGKALMFRLMNSKKDVMINPRVKVTLAITEDDEKQGYRRNFYQLALERDHITYLPTTWTLVHEIDKDSPLYKFSSSELKKLNGEFLIMVSYYDEAFNEEVYKLHSYTFEELLMNVAFEKSFYFDEEGYTVLDHHRISRTEKM, from the coding sequence ATGGCAAAAAAAGTAAAAGATCCTGGATTAGGAGAACAATCAATCACATCTGCAAGACGAATTGTTAACAAAGACGGTTCGTTCAATATAAAACACTTAAATGGTAAGACGGGAATCTCTGCGCTATATGCGTATTTGGTAGATATTAGTTGGGCGCGTTTTTTCTTGTTGGTTTTCTTGGTGTATTTTGTCATCAACATGGCGTTTGCTATGGTATATGTGACAATTGGTGTGGAATATATTTCGGTAGCACCCAAAAACTTTTTTGCGGATTTTGTAAATGCCTTTTTCTTTTCTTCACAAACCATTACTACGTTGGGATATGGAGCCATGGCACCCACAAGCATTTTGGCGGGAATTGTGTCTAGTTTTCAAGCGGTTGCTGGATTGTTGAGCTTTTCATTCGTAACAGGATTGTTGTACGGACGTTTTTCAAAACCCAAAGCGTCTATCCAATTTAGTGAAAATATCATCTATCGTGATTTTAAAGAAGGAAAAGCCTTGATGTTTCGCTTGATGAATAGTAAAAAAGATGTCATGATCAATCCGCGCGTTAAAGTCACGTTAGCAATCACCGAAGATGATGAAAAACAAGGATATCGCCGTAATTTTTATCAGTTAGCCCTAGAAAGAGATCACATTACGTATTTGCCAACTACGTGGACTTTGGTACATGAAATAGACAAAGACTCGCCTTTATATAAATTTTCTTCAAGCGAATTAAAAAAGCTAAATGGCGAATTCCTAATCATGGTTTCTTATTACGACGAAGCGTTCAATGAAGAAGTATATAAACTCCATTCTTATACTTTTGAAGAATTATTGATGAATGTTGCCTTTGAAAAATCATTTTATTTTGATGAGGAAGGGTATACGGTGTTAGATCATCACAGAATAAGTCGTACGGAGAAGATGTAG
- the recN gene encoding DNA repair protein RecN: protein MLTQLSIKNFALIDSLQVEFDKGLTIITGETGAGKSILLGGLALILGKRADLSSLKNKERKCVIEAEFAIKKYKLKHFFTENDLDYDQDTIVRREILPSGKSRAFVNDVPVRLGVLQALGDQLIDIHSQHQTLQLTDNQFQFQVIDILANVSEEVHSYQELLKTYQFTQKELKKIREERSALEKEHDYNMFLLKELEEARLEGLILADLEAQYERLNNAEDIKTNLSASEQLLSDEQVGVLNLLSELQVASGKLADIAPEFAQLAERVQSSYIELDDIYNEIINLQSEASFDPDLLEEISGKLQKIFDLQKKHNVLSVEELISIQTELSEKASVSENIDEHIQTKEKALAAISKQLQQIAKTIHDQRSKGIPSLVAQLEKMLATLGMPNARFNINVQLSNQFYANGMDDLQFLFAANKGGNFNELKKAASGGELSRVMLCIKAILSTYMQLPTIMFDEIDTGVSGEVANKMANIMQKMSKSMQVFAITHLPQIAAKGKQHFKVYKQDINEVTTTQLKELQAEERIQEIAQMLSGAKISDSAMANAKELLN from the coding sequence TTGCTCACACAACTTTCTATAAAAAACTTTGCGCTGATTGATTCTTTACAAGTGGAATTTGATAAAGGATTGACGATCATTACTGGAGAAACAGGTGCTGGAAAATCTATCCTTTTAGGTGGATTGGCGCTCATACTCGGAAAACGCGCAGATTTATCGTCTTTGAAAAACAAAGAACGTAAATGTGTGATTGAGGCTGAATTTGCCATTAAAAAGTACAAACTCAAACATTTTTTTACAGAGAATGATCTCGATTACGATCAGGATACCATTGTGCGTCGTGAAATATTGCCTTCTGGGAAATCGAGAGCCTTTGTCAATGATGTTCCAGTTCGTTTGGGCGTTTTGCAAGCCTTGGGCGATCAGTTGATTGACATTCATTCGCAGCATCAAACCTTGCAACTGACGGATAATCAATTTCAATTTCAAGTCATAGATATTTTGGCAAATGTTTCTGAAGAAGTCCATTCGTATCAAGAATTACTGAAAACCTATCAATTCACACAAAAAGAACTCAAAAAAATACGCGAAGAACGATCGGCTTTAGAAAAAGAACACGATTACAATATGTTTTTGTTGAAAGAATTGGAAGAAGCAAGATTGGAAGGGTTGATTCTTGCCGATTTGGAAGCACAATACGAACGTTTGAACAATGCGGAAGACATTAAAACGAATCTAAGCGCGTCAGAACAATTGCTTTCTGATGAACAAGTAGGTGTGTTAAATTTATTGTCAGAATTGCAAGTAGCTTCTGGAAAACTTGCAGATATTGCACCTGAATTTGCGCAATTGGCAGAACGCGTACAAAGTTCATACATTGAGTTGGATGACATTTATAACGAAATCATCAACTTGCAAAGTGAAGCTTCTTTTGATCCGGATTTGTTAGAAGAAATCTCTGGAAAGCTGCAAAAAATATTCGATCTACAAAAAAAGCACAATGTACTTTCAGTAGAAGAATTAATATCGATTCAAACAGAACTTTCCGAAAAAGCATCAGTTTCAGAAAACATTGACGAGCACATTCAAACCAAAGAAAAAGCATTAGCAGCTATAAGCAAACAATTGCAACAAATTGCCAAAACTATTCACGATCAACGTTCCAAAGGAATTCCATCGTTAGTAGCACAATTGGAAAAGATGTTGGCAACTTTGGGCATGCCAAATGCACGTTTTAACATCAACGTGCAATTGAGCAATCAGTTTTATGCGAACGGAATGGACGATTTGCAGTTTTTATTTGCGGCAAACAAAGGCGGAAACTTTAATGAATTGAAAAAAGCGGCTTCTGGTGGAGAATTATCGCGTGTCATGTTGTGTATCAAAGCAATTCTATCCACTTACATGCAACTACCAACCATTATGTTTGACGAAATTGACACAGGAGTTTCGGGAGAAGTTGCGAATAAAATGGCGAACATTATGCAAAAAATGAGCAAAAGCATGCAAGTATTTGCCATTACACATTTGCCACAAATTGCTGCCAAAGGAAAGCAACATTTTAAAGTGTACAAACAAGACATTAATGAAGTCACCACCACACAATTAAAGGAATTACAGGCAGAAGAACGCATCCAAGAAATTGCGCAGATGTTGAGTGGTGCTAAAATTTCAGATTCTGCCATGGCTAACGCAAAAGAATTATTAAATTAA
- a CDS encoding AAA family ATPase: MIHIDRTSVQIPEALLPNNKRVIRELEEAKAFFEYAEHSRGQRRFRFKNYLDRSIRKTLQELFHGKCAYCESSIMTTFAGDLEHYRPKGGVAESSDHTGYWWLVNDWDNLLISCRNCNVKKKNHFPIKDETQRVFTSEDDLTKEEPLVLNPCIDYPEDHFMYTDDGTIVSKTERGKASILLLNLNRKPLVYARENEVRAVKASISRINSMMNADVKDEQLLKSEIETLQKMTASSEEYAGIKRQYVLAFLKEFGADRIDNKRFKHTKTYSDEEKRAVTKEYEDFTQKVESSNMYQETEKSSMYMLKEHFVAKIELTNVKTYENQEFNLVNDEGSFVLWLMLLGENGTGKSTVLKSLCMNLCDIDYFQNMIRMDLIDPTSFIKHHESKATIKVWMTGSKNPRILELKKDSVTFTNMLEESVSISLPLSDKNIQSDVWSSPTFLLGYGATRLLPRGSKHEATNIINKLNKVDNLFNPFVPLGNAEQWLLNLDEKLFRRAAIIIKDLLRIPDDKEIKRTETEVKIYVNNHLETFKDLSDGYQSVMALTTDILQLVMNFWENPDEARGIVIIDEIGAHLHPQWKMRIVSSIRNAFKNMQFIASTHQPLCLRGLDQGEVILMRRDADKHVEVITELPNPRELRIGQILTSVFGLSSTMDPELEAEFNRYFELRAMNSRTPEEDDEMSDLEAQLKPDLLLGETLLNTQEYKIVKEKYEFYKKNEKPSNLEKLSDDTLSAVQELWKS, translated from the coding sequence ATGATTCACATAGATCGTACTTCAGTACAAATTCCAGAGGCACTTCTTCCTAATAATAAAAGAGTAATAAGAGAGCTAGAAGAAGCCAAAGCTTTTTTTGAATATGCTGAACATTCAAGAGGACAACGAAGATTTCGCTTCAAAAATTATCTAGACAGATCTATCAGAAAGACCTTGCAAGAACTTTTCCATGGAAAATGTGCATATTGCGAAAGTTCTATAATGACCACATTTGCAGGAGACTTGGAACATTATCGACCTAAAGGTGGCGTTGCAGAATCTTCCGATCATACAGGATATTGGTGGTTGGTTAATGATTGGGATAATTTGTTAATTTCTTGTCGAAATTGCAATGTAAAAAAGAAGAATCACTTCCCAATTAAAGATGAAACACAAAGAGTGTTTACCTCAGAAGATGATCTTACCAAAGAAGAGCCTTTAGTATTAAATCCTTGTATTGACTATCCTGAAGATCATTTTATGTATACGGATGATGGAACTATTGTTTCTAAAACAGAAAGAGGAAAAGCGTCTATCCTATTGTTAAATTTGAATAGAAAACCACTGGTGTATGCGCGTGAAAATGAAGTGCGAGCTGTAAAAGCTAGTATTTCAAGAATTAATAGCATGATGAATGCTGATGTAAAAGATGAACAACTCTTGAAATCAGAAATTGAAACTTTGCAAAAAATGACGGCTAGCTCTGAAGAATATGCGGGAATTAAAAGGCAATATGTGTTGGCATTTTTAAAAGAATTTGGAGCTGATCGTATTGACAACAAACGTTTTAAGCATACCAAAACCTACAGTGACGAGGAAAAACGTGCTGTCACCAAAGAATATGAAGACTTTACTCAAAAAGTAGAAAGTAGCAACATGTATCAAGAAACTGAAAAGAGTTCCATGTACATGTTGAAAGAGCATTTTGTCGCTAAAATTGAATTGACAAATGTAAAAACCTATGAGAATCAAGAATTTAATTTGGTCAATGATGAAGGTTCTTTTGTATTATGGCTGATGTTGTTAGGTGAAAATGGTACGGGGAAAAGTACGGTGCTAAAGTCCTTGTGCATGAATTTATGCGATATTGATTATTTTCAGAATATGATTCGAATGGATTTGATTGATCCGACGAGTTTTATAAAACACCATGAATCAAAAGCGACCATTAAAGTGTGGATGACTGGAAGTAAAAACCCTAGAATCTTAGAACTGAAAAAAGATTCGGTGACCTTTACCAATATGCTTGAAGAAAGTGTTTCCATTTCGTTGCCGTTGTCAGATAAAAACATTCAGAGTGACGTTTGGTCCTCTCCTACTTTCTTATTAGGATATGGAGCTACACGCTTGCTCCCAAGAGGTTCCAAACATGAAGCAACAAATATTATCAATAAACTTAATAAAGTTGACAATCTTTTCAATCCGTTTGTTCCACTTGGAAATGCGGAACAATGGTTGTTAAACTTAGATGAAAAATTGTTCCGAAGAGCTGCGATTATTATCAAAGATTTGTTGCGCATTCCAGACGATAAAGAAATTAAAAGAACCGAAACCGAAGTCAAAATATACGTCAATAATCATTTAGAAACCTTCAAAGATTTAAGTGATGGCTACCAATCTGTCATGGCATTGACAACCGATATTTTACAATTGGTCATGAATTTTTGGGAAAACCCAGACGAAGCTAGAGGAATTGTTATTATTGATGAAATTGGCGCACATTTACATCCGCAATGGAAAATGCGCATTGTAAGTAGCATTCGCAATGCATTTAAAAACATGCAATTCATCGCTTCTACACACCAACCTTTATGTTTACGTGGCTTGGATCAAGGAGAAGTTATTTTGATGCGACGTGATGCTGACAAACATGTAGAAGTCATCACCGAACTTCCGAATCCGCGCGAATTGCGTATTGGTCAAATTTTAACGTCCGTATTTGGTTTAAGTTCTACGATGGATCCAGAATTAGAAGCTGAATTTAATCGCTATTTTGAACTAAGAGCTATGAATTCAAGAACGCCAGAGGAAGACGACGAAATGAGCGATTTGGAAGCACAATTAAAACCCGATTTGTTATTGGGCGAAACTTTATTGAATACGCAGGAATATAAAATCGTAAAGGAAAAGTATGAGTTTTATAAGAAGAATGAAAAACCAAGCAATCTAGAGAAGCTTTCAGATGACACCTTATCAGCTGTGCAAGAACTTTGGAAATCGTAA
- a CDS encoding DNA-directed RNA polymerase subunit omega, with product MVDIKNLDAPVSTKTIERNQFDSPTDNIYEAISVVAKRAIQINSEIKKELIEKLDEFATHNDSLEEIFENKEQIEVSKFYEKLPKPHAIAVQEWLEEKIYYRNTKEEA from the coding sequence ATGGTTGATATTAAAAACTTAGACGCTCCAGTAAGCACCAAAACGATTGAGAGAAATCAGTTTGATTCACCAACAGATAACATTTATGAAGCAATTTCTGTTGTGGCTAAAAGAGCCATTCAAATCAACTCTGAAATCAAAAAAGAACTCATCGAGAAATTAGACGAATTTGCGACACACAACGATAGTTTAGAAGAAATCTTTGAAAACAAAGAGCAAATTGAAGTATCTAAATTCTACGAAAAACTTCCAAAACCACATGCTATTGCAGTACAAGAGTGGTTGGAAGAAAAAATTTATTACCGCAACACAAAAGAAGAAGCTTAA
- the coaBC gene encoding bifunctional phosphopantothenoylcysteine decarboxylase/phosphopantothenate--cysteine ligase CoaBC, which produces MSILSGKKVLLGITAGIAAYKTASLVRLFIKAGAEVQVIMTPAAKDFITPLTLSTLSKNPVHSSFTNEEDENDMWTNHVELGLWADFMLIAPATANTMSKMASGTSDNLLLATYLSAKCPVYFAPAMDLDMYKHPSTKNSFETLTKFGNTMIPATSGELASGLVGEGRMAEPEDIVSFIEKDILNQLPLKGKKVMITAGPTYEAIDPVRFIGNHSSGKMGFELAKAAANLGAEVTLIAGPNHLSISHASVHVVDVVNTEAMYKAAHAAFPTADIAILSAAVADYTPKDVATQKIKKKDSSLHIELVKTKDILKSLGAIKKEQFLVGFALETNNELENAKGKLIRKNLDMIVLNSLNDAGAGFGKPTNKVTIIDKKMNTLAFGLKSKAEVAIDIFNEILKRIHA; this is translated from the coding sequence ATGTCTATTTTAAGTGGCAAAAAAGTATTACTCGGCATTACTGCTGGCATTGCCGCTTACAAAACAGCTTCTTTAGTACGGTTATTCATAAAAGCAGGCGCCGAAGTCCAAGTGATCATGACGCCTGCTGCCAAAGACTTTATTACACCACTTACCTTATCTACCTTATCAAAAAATCCAGTGCATTCTTCTTTTACCAATGAAGAAGATGAAAATGACATGTGGACCAATCATGTAGAGTTAGGGTTGTGGGCAGATTTTATGCTGATTGCACCCGCAACAGCCAATACGATGTCGAAAATGGCATCGGGAACTAGTGATAATTTATTACTTGCTACCTATCTTTCAGCAAAATGTCCTGTATATTTTGCACCTGCGATGGATTTGGACATGTACAAACATCCATCGACAAAAAACTCCTTTGAAACACTTACGAAATTTGGAAACACGATGATTCCTGCAACAAGCGGCGAATTGGCAAGTGGTTTGGTAGGCGAAGGACGCATGGCAGAACCCGAAGACATTGTTTCATTTATTGAAAAAGATATTTTAAATCAGCTTCCGCTGAAAGGAAAAAAAGTGATGATCACCGCAGGACCAACTTATGAAGCCATTGATCCTGTGCGTTTTATTGGGAATCATTCCTCTGGGAAAATGGGCTTCGAATTGGCAAAAGCAGCAGCAAATTTAGGCGCTGAGGTCACGTTAATTGCTGGACCAAACCATTTGAGTATTTCACATGCGAGCGTACATGTAGTAGATGTTGTTAACACAGAAGCTATGTACAAAGCAGCACATGCGGCGTTTCCAACGGCAGATATTGCCATACTGTCTGCAGCAGTTGCCGATTATACTCCAAAAGATGTAGCGACTCAGAAAATAAAAAAGAAAGATTCATCGTTACATATAGAGTTGGTGAAAACCAAAGACATCCTAAAATCGTTAGGAGCCATCAAAAAAGAGCAGTTTTTAGTCGGTTTTGCTTTAGAGACGAACAATGAATTGGAAAATGCCAAAGGAAAACTGATACGTAAAAATTTAGACATGATTGTGCTCAATTCTCTAAACGATGCAGGAGCAGGTTTTGGAAAACCAACCAACAAAGTCACGATTATTGACAAAAAAATGAATACCTTAGCCTTTGGGTTAAAATCGAAAGCCGAAGTAGCCATTGACATATTTAATGAAATTTTAAAGCGAATCCATGCGTAA
- a CDS encoding 5'-nucleotidase C-terminal domain-containing protein yields the protein MRKIIVLLAILIAVSCSQEKQRVSKIEGKRININDSLTANQEIEDFIKPFRERIEEDMNKVLSYAPKDMHKNDGALETTIGNVMADLVKSQSEPVYKKRTGRSIDVCLLNHGGIRAPIPQGPIKTRTAFNVMPFENSIVVAELTSENVHNMVAYLAEAKRAHPISGLTIKLDKDAKVTEALIDGKPIEDGKTYTVVTSDYLQNGGDRMNFLKNPESLEVLDYKIRNAMIDYFKSVDTIPARLDGRFVQQ from the coding sequence ATGAGAAAAATTATTGTGCTGCTTGCCATTTTGATAGCAGTTTCTTGTTCCCAAGAAAAACAACGTGTTTCCAAAATTGAAGGAAAACGTATCAATATCAACGATTCGTTAACTGCGAATCAGGAAATTGAAGATTTTATAAAGCCTTTTCGTGAGCGTATCGAAGAAGATATGAACAAAGTACTGAGTTATGCACCCAAAGATATGCATAAGAATGACGGTGCGTTAGAAACAACCATTGGAAATGTCATGGCAGATTTGGTAAAATCACAAAGTGAGCCTGTGTACAAGAAACGAACTGGAAGAAGCATTGATGTTTGCTTGTTGAATCACGGTGGAATTCGCGCGCCAATTCCTCAAGGACCGATAAAAACACGAACCGCTTTTAATGTAATGCCTTTTGAAAATTCAATTGTTGTGGCAGAATTGACTTCGGAGAATGTGCACAATATGGTAGCGTATTTAGCAGAAGCAAAACGCGCGCATCCCATTTCTGGCTTGACCATCAAACTCGATAAAGACGCCAAGGTTACAGAAGCATTGATTGACGGAAAACCGATTGAAGATGGCAAAACATACACGGTGGTAACTTCTGATTATTTGCAAAATGGTGGTGATCGGATGAATTTCTTGAAAAACCCCGAATCGTTAGAGGTGTTAGATTATAAAATTAGAAACGCCATGATTGATTATTTTAAAAGTGTTGACACCATTCCTGCGCGCTTGGATGGCAGATTTGTACAACAATAA
- the dapA gene encoding 4-hydroxy-tetrahydrodipicolinate synthase gives MKKFIGTGVALVTPFKEDTSVDTVALTNIVEHVIEGGIEYLVVMGTTAENAVLTNDEKQVVIDTVVKANNKRLPIVLGIGGNNTAAVVHELKTRDVSDIDAILSVSPYYNKPTQEGIYQHFKAVAEATTKPIIVYNVPGRTASNILPETIVKLATDFKNIIAVKEAAGDIVQAMRLIKDTPENFLVISGDDMITLPMVQAGGAGVISVIGQGYPKEFSEMVRLGLAGNGQEANALHYKLMPAIDFIFEEGNPAGIKSVFEILKLSTATVRLPLVEASTALKEKLRTFTEALNS, from the coding sequence ATGAAGAAATTCATCGGAACTGGCGTTGCGTTGGTAACTCCTTTTAAAGAAGACACTTCGGTAGATACAGTTGCATTGACAAACATTGTAGAACATGTCATTGAAGGCGGCATAGAATATTTAGTGGTTATGGGGACCACTGCGGAAAATGCGGTGTTGACAAACGACGAAAAACAAGTGGTGATTGATACGGTGGTAAAAGCTAACAACAAACGTTTGCCGATCGTTTTAGGTATTGGCGGAAACAATACGGCAGCGGTTGTACATGAATTAAAAACGAGAGATGTAAGTGATATTGATGCGATTCTTTCGGTATCACCCTATTATAATAAACCTACACAAGAAGGCATTTACCAGCATTTTAAAGCAGTAGCAGAAGCCACTACAAAACCAATCATAGTGTATAATGTGCCAGGAAGAACGGCAAGCAATATTTTGCCAGAAACGATTGTAAAGTTGGCAACTGATTTTAAAAATATCATTGCTGTGAAAGAAGCCGCTGGTGATATTGTACAAGCGATGCGATTGATAAAAGATACACCCGAAAATTTCTTGGTCATTTCGGGAGATGATATGATTACCTTGCCCATGGTACAAGCTGGTGGTGCAGGCGTTATTTCTGTGATTGGTCAAGGATATCCTAAAGAATTTTCGGAAATGGTGCGCTTAGGATTGGCAGGAAACGGACAAGAAGCCAATGCGTTGCATTACAAACTGATGCCCGCCATTGATTTCATTTTTGAAGAAGGAAATCCTGCGGGAATCAAATCGGTTTTTGAAATCTTGAAACTTTCTACAGCAACGGTACGTTTGCCTTTGGTAGAAGCATCTACAGCACTCAAAGAAAAGTTACGTACATTTACGGAAGCATTGAATTCGTAA